In a single window of the Raphanus sativus cultivar WK10039 chromosome 9, ASM80110v3, whole genome shotgun sequence genome:
- the LOC108828043 gene encoding protein TIC 21, chloroplastic — MPSLHLPTASSSGVSAVALRPGFQQRPPTRLFPSFNPLRLAPNPLISPKRRATISSHQSPSSPLLYGFQIRGSKAPFTAASSYPTSPGSVSGDSQVDKAKLAQVAKRLEKTSRYFKRLGSIGFWGQLVSTLVAAVILSFSIAVTGKPTSPATFYATASGIAAAFVSVFWSFGYIRLSDRLRRTAADPAKAPPRADVVKGLRSGIMVNLLGMGAAILGMQATVGFLVAKALTTSATPFYQGVSQGYSPVLALDVFLVQASANTLLSHFLGLVCSLELLRSVTVATSESIAVPRVA; from the exons ATGCCGTCACTTCACTTGCCGACGGCGAGCTCATCCGGCGTATCCGCCGTCGCTCTGCGGCCAGGTTTTCAGCAGCGCCCCCCAACTCGCCTCTTTCCCTCGTTTAATCCGCTCCGCTTGGCTCCAAACCCGCTCATTTCGCCGAAGAGGAGAGCGACAATCTCTTCACACCAATCGCCTTCGTCTCCTCTTCTCTACGGTTTCCAGATCAGAGGATCTAAGGCACCATTCACCGCGGCATCTTCCTATCCAACGTCTCCTGGCTCCGTTTCCGGTGATAGCCAGGTCGACAAGGCAAAGCTCGCTCAG GTGgcaaagagattagagaagacTTCAAGATACTTCAAGAGGCTGGGGAGCATTGGTTTCTGGGGGCAGCTTGTTTCAACTCTTGTGGCGGCTGTCATTCTATCCTTCTCCATTGCTGTCACTGGGAAACCCACTTCACCTGCTACTTTCTATGCCACTGCTAGTGGCATCGCTGCTGCTTTTGTCTCCGTCTTCTGGTCCTTTGGTTATATTCGTCTCTCTGACAGGCTCCGTCGAACTGCCGCTGACCCTGCCAAG GCCCCTCCTCGTGCTGATGTTGTGAAAGGGTTGAGAAGTGGGATAATGGTGAATCTTCTTGGAATGGGAGCTGCTATCCTCGGGATGCAAGCAACTGTTGGCTTCTTAGTCGCAAAGGCTTTAACTACTTCAGCAACCCCTTTCTACCAAGGAGTCTCTCAAGGATACAGTCCCGTTCTTGCTCTTGATGTCTTCCTCGTTCAG GCATCGGCAAACACCTTGCTTTCTCATTTCCTAGGCCTTGTTTGTTCGTTAGAGCTGTTGCGCTCCGTGACAGTGGCTACCTCGGAATCTATCGCAGTTCCCAGAGTTGCATGA
- the LOC108828044 gene encoding uncharacterized protein LOC108828044, translating to MLPTTSRSRSSPSSSRANPMFLQYFRRIVKWQQMDVEYTFWQMLNLCTSPKVVYQHTKYHKQTKNQWARDDPAFIVICSLLLIVATLAYCATYDHSGSHAVVVVVSVFLTHFLITGAVIATCCWFLTNSYLREEAPNSHVVEQRVEWLYTFDVHCNSFFPMFVLLYVVHYFLSPLLITHGFIALLLSNLLFMVGASYYHYLNFLGYDVLPFLERTTFFLYPIGIVIVLSPILILSGFNPSRYFMNMYFSQRL from the exons ATGTTGCCCACAACTTCCAGATCTCGCTCTTCACCTTCTTCATCCCGAGCCAACCCAATGTTCCTTCAGTATTTTCGCCGGATCGTCaag TGGCAGCAAATGGATGTTGAATATACTTTCTGGCAAATGCTTAACCTCTGTACATCTCCCAAAGTTGT CTATCAACACACTAAGTATCACAAAC AGACGAAAAACCAATGGGCACGTGATGACCCTGCTTTTATTGTGATCTGTAGCCTGCTTCTTATTGTTGCAACTTTAGCCTACTGTGCCAC GTATGACCATAGTGGCTCTCATGCTGTCGTCGTAGTTGTATCAGTGTTCCTCACCCATTTCTTAATCACTGGTGCAGTTATAGCTACATGCTGTTG GTTTCTGACGAACTCTTACCTTCGCGAGGAGGCTCCTAACAGTCATGTGGTGGAACAACGTGTTGAATG GCTGTATACGTTTGATGTTCACTGCAACTCGTTCTTTCCAATGTTTGTGCTGCTCTACG TCGTACACTATTTCTTATCACCACTCCTGATAACTCATGGATTCATCGCTCTACTACTTTCAAATCTGCTTTTCATGGTCGGGGCTTCGTATTACCATTATCTTAACTTCCTAGGATATGACG TGCTTCCATTTTTGGAACGAACAACCTTCTTCCTCTACCCTATTGGCATCGTGATTGTCCTGTCCCCTATTT TGATCTTAAGTGGATTCAACCCCTCAAGATATTTCATGAATATGTACTTCAGCCAAAGATTATAA